CGATTCCCCACACTTACTGACCTTTCCCTTTATTCTCCCACGTCCCTTTTCATGCGTCGGCCCCGTGCTTGCAACTCCAAATCCCTGACCGCCCTGCGCAGGCGCTCGAGCTCTTGGTCCCTCCGTTCAAGCTCCTGATCTCTTCTGTCAAGGCGGCTGCGGCCTGAGGCGTCAGACATTGTCCGGAGGGTTTAGTACGACCTTTCTCCGGGCCCAGACTCTTCTACCTCCTCATGCCTTCTGTCCTCCTGCCTTTTTTGCCTCCTTTCTCGCCATGTAGATCCCCACGACGACCCTCTAGTGCCGCTCTCTGCATGGCTTCTCTGTCTGCTTCCGGACATCCTTATGAGTGCGCCAAGATAACACCACAGCTACGTaggagattcccacagacggcgccaattgtgcgTCCCAAAATAGGGCTGCTGGGCCTCGAAGgaatttgggctcacaatctatttgtatagtgggcttTAGGATTTCCTACCACGGGTGGTGTTATGCTCGGTAGGCCTGTATACTGGGCCTCCTTCCTTTCCTCACTATCTCTTCCCTTTCTTCCTTGGGGAGAATTGATATACTTCTCTCTCTTGTCTTGTCTCCCTCAAATTGCCAACCCCTTGACTGAATCTtccttgcctatttatagccaaacttagtggaaTGGTCATGATTACTCTCCTGATGGGTAAAGGGAGGGGTCTAATACTATTACCCataagtgggggtttagttgggagtgggaggaagtgagagtggcattggaactgacTCCACCGCTGGGTTTGATGCTCGGCAGGGGTGTTCCTTAGGTaatggaagggaggtccaataccgttTCATCTAAGGGGATGTTTGGTGGcaggaaggagaaaatgatagtggcGTTGGGACCAACCCCGTATGTAAGTTCTGTGCTCAGCAGGGGCACGTCACAAGCTGCTTCGAGCACTTCGAGCTTGAACCTCTTGGACGGCACGCGCGTTACTATGTGTGATCAGCGCGAGACTCTTATAAGGGTTAGTCTTCACGGGCCTTAGGGCAATTGGGCTTGACAGGGGGGTAGGGCCCGTACAGTAATAAACATAATTGGTCTTCTGCTACATTGAGACGACCTCATGGAGTGAGCCTTTGGAAGCAAATTAGGAATGTTTAGAAGGATTTATCTAAATCCTTCAGATTTAAAGTTAAAGATGGAAATTGCACCTTTTTTTCCTACAGGATTTATGGTGTGGGCCCTGTGGGGCATTGCCTTGAAGGCCATTTCTTGATTTAGTTTTTAAAGCATTTGCATTAATACGTGTATAATAGAAAAGTAGgtcaaatttatatatttaagctCTAAAATCACCCacagtaataaattaaaaatgtataatttgcaAAGTTGTTACAGTAATTGTGTAAATATACATAGTTAATATAActttgtatattattattttaatttttttttctcaacttttATCCCATCAAATTCATCTCCCTCTCACTTAATgaagataataataaacaatGTATGAAAAATGACTATTTAAATACAATAGAATGAATAATTGATAaggtgtttttgaaaaataattgtgtaaaaaaaaaaaaattcttatattaaaataaacaaatatttgcaTGAAGTAATGTGAATACCCTTATATTGTAAATTTATTGCTTGCTTAATTAGATCCAATTACATTACATACACCTGATCAAGTATTCTTACCACATATTTCATCAATGAGCAAGTCCAGTGTGCACTTAGACGATCCACCCTCCCCCATAGCTTTCATGGCTTTCTCTGCCACCTCCTTGCACTTCTTCCTCACCTTCTTACCTTTCTCTCCTTCTATCAACTCCTTCACCATTTTCTTTAACCCCTCCCACTTCACAAACCCTCTTACTGATCCATCACATGTCTCAACCCTCAGTCCCACCTTTATTTCCTCCACAACCATTCTTGCATTTAAAGGTTGCTCTGCCATCATAGGCCATGCAAGGATTGGAACCCCAGCGCATATGCTCTCCAACACAGAATTCCACCCACAGTGACTAAGAAACCCTTGCACACTCTCATGCATTAAAATCTCCCTTTGGTCAACCCAGTCTCTCACTACAATTCCTCTATCTTTCACTCTCTCTTCAAACTCATCTGAAATCTCTGACTCATTCTTTCTTATCACCCACAAGAAATTCACTTTGGATTCTTCCAACCCATTTGCTATTTCTTTGAGTTGTGCAGGAGAAATCTCTGCCTGAGACCCAAAGGCTATATATAGAACAGTGTTCCCTTGGTCAAGCTTCTTGTCCAGCCATTGGACCCATGTTGGTTTATAGTTGTGGGGTTCACTTCTAGCCTTCGGTGGCTCAGCCAGGCAAAAAGGTCCCACAGACCAGGCCTTGGGTGTACACTCACAGTTCCAATAATCATTAAACAAAGGCTCAAGCTCATAAAAGCTATTCACTATAATACCATAGCTATTCGCTACTGCTGTGAGCATATTCATGGCGAACTCATGTTTCAGACCCTTTGGCTCTGGCTCATTAAATGGGGGCTCAAAGTCATTTCTAGTAACTTTAATCCATGGAAAATGAGTGACTGTTATTAACTCGTCATCTGACTCAGGTCCAAAGAGAAGCCTATCGTGACTCACAACTGTGAACAAAGAGGTACAGTAACAGCTCATACCGTAGTAGACAAACCTTTTGAGGTTGAACTTGGTGGCAGACTCTAGGGTCCACCATAGGAACGCATCAGAGACCATGAAGCTGACACAGGGAAGAGTATGGAGTGCTCGTTCGAAGTTGGGTTGCATGAGCTTTGTGGCGTTTGCAAATGAATGGAACATGGACATTGAGGGCAGTTTGTCTGTGCTCTCGATGCCAACAGGGATAACAGGCACGTTGTGTGAGAAGGGGAGGTCAAGAATGGTGGCTGTGGTGTCATTGAGGGACTCAGAGATGAAGGGATGGTTGGATGGGGTGGTGAAGATGGTGACAGTGAGGCGGCGATGGAGGAATAAGCGTGCGAGGTGCAGGAGTGGGATTGTGTGGCCTTTAGAAACGAAGGGAAAGAGAACCACATggtgtggttgtggttgtgtgtCACCAAAGATGGAAGTGGAATCCATGGAGTAAATTTTGGTTTAACAATGATGATTGAACATGTTTGAAAGTTATAGAGTAATCTTGTTTGCTGGTAGACAAATAAAATCAGTTCTTCTACGATTGATATCATTTGTCAAAAACTGATGATGTGTAAAATTATGATTGGGTAAATTATCAGTTTTATATAAAGTCATAAATTTTCCTTCACGATTTACATTCACACGTATCCGAATTGAGATTGTGCCAAATATAATGGAGTCCAATACGTGAGATaatgtttggattttaaaacGTTTGGACTTTGTCTCTTGCGCAGATTTTGTTTTTCGTTTTGTTTCTTCACTATGCTGTTTCGTCATGTTCCTTACTATTTCCAAAAGCTTTATTGTCCATTGACACAAAGATTCCTTTTGTCCTATAGCCCTATAACATCCCAACTTAATTGCACATTTAATTTTATGGGTTTATATATTTAGTATTATCTTAATTACTCTAAGTGCATAAAgttttgatattgtgatattataaaaaatatatactctTTGAATGATAAAAAGAATTTTCATAAAGTTAAAGATATATATGCAAAGTTATCTTGTTCTTTGGGTCTTTCTAGAAATATAAACTTTTAAGGGGtagaaagtaattttttttttttttttttaaatggaaagcTGAGTCATCATCTCACTCTCCCTTAGCTTACACGTTCCCCACCATATAAGTCCACTTCTCATATCTTCTTGGCTACACCAGACCAGAAAGTCCAgctccttttcttctttctctcttcctttttctttgttcttgttcatttcttctctctttgctCTTACATGGCAGCCTTTCCTCTCTCACCAAAACAATATATCCCTCtctaaagaagaaattaaaaggtTAACACTAAAGTTTCAACTTCAGTAATCAAAACTTCATTTGATTTTGGGTCTGTTGATAgtataattgttttgtttattttcactTCTTTATTCTCTAATATGATTTTAGAGGCTAAACTTGTGATTCTGTTTTAGTAATT
This genomic stretch from Castanea sativa cultivar Marrone di Chiusa Pesio chromosome 1, ASM4071231v1 harbors:
- the LOC142632830 gene encoding UDP-glycosyltransferase 90A1-like, with product MDSTSIFGDTQPQPHHVVLFPFVSKGHTIPLLHLARLFLHRRLTVTIFTTPSNHPFISESLNDTTATILDLPFSHNVPVIPVGIESTDKLPSMSMFHSFANATKLMQPNFERALHTLPCVSFMVSDAFLWWTLESATKFNLKRFVYYGMSCYCTSLFTVVSHDRLLFGPESDDELITVTHFPWIKVTRNDFEPPFNEPEPKGLKHEFAMNMLTAVANSYGIIVNSFYELEPLFNDYWNCECTPKAWSVGPFCLAEPPKARSEPHNYKPTWVQWLDKKLDQGNTVLYIAFGSQAEISPAQLKEIANGLEESKVNFLWVIRKNESEISDEFEERVKDRGIVVRDWVDQREILMHESVQGFLSHCGWNSVLESICAGVPILAWPMMAEQPLNARMVVEEIKVGLRVETCDGSVRGFVKWEGLKKMVKELIEGEKGKKVRKKCKEVAEKAMKAMGEGGSSKCTLDLLIDEICGKNT